In Bradyrhizobium sp. WD16, the genomic stretch CTCGCCCCAGCCGGGGCCGAACATGAAGTGGTTGACGATGAGCTGGCTGCGGTCACCGAACAGGTCGGCGAGGCCGACCGTGCCGTCCGGTCCCTCGAAACGATAGTCCTTTTCGATTCGTACCCAGGGGAGGGCCCGCCGTTCCTCGGCGAGCGCGTCGCTGCTCCGCGTCAGCGCCTTCTCCCTGGCGAGCAGCGCCTTGCGTGCGGTGAGCCATTCCTCTCGCGTAGCGATAGCATGGGGAAACATCGCGTCCTCCTTCTGCTTGGCTTGTCTTGTTGTCAGGCGGTTTTGGCCGTGTCGAAAAAGCGCTCGAGCTTGTCCAGCGTGCCGGTCCAGCCGCGGTTGTGGCCGTCGCGGGCCGCCTCGTCGAAGAACTGCTCGTGGTGCAGCGTCAGCCAGGTGCCGTCGCCGTCGGCGCACAGCGTCACGGTGACGAGCGACTCGCGCTCCGGCGTCGAGTGCCAGGCCCAGCTGAAGCTCAGCCGCTCGTTGGTGACGACCTCGCGGTAGACTCCGGCGACCTCGTGATAGTCGCCGTCGTCGGTGGAAAAGCCGATGCGGTAGCGTCCGCCGGGGCGCACATCCATTTCGGCCTTGACCGAATCCGCAATGGTCTGGCTGGGGCCGAACCAGCGGATCAGTTTTTGCGGGTCGGCCCAGGCCTGGAAGACCTGCGAGGGCGTGGCATTGAGACGACGCTTGAGGGTAAGGGAGGGGTTGACGGCGTTGGCGGCGGCGCTTTGGGTGGTGGGCATGACGTCTCCTCTTCCAGAAATGTCGCGAGCCGATCGAGTTGTTCACGCCAGAACCTTGCGTAGCGTTCGAGCCAGCCGAGCGCCTCGCGCATCGGTTCGGCGTTGAGGTGACAGGTCACCGTGCGCCCCTGTTTGCGGCGGGTGACGAGGCCGGCATCCGCCAGCACATCGAGATGCTTCATCACCGCGGGCAACGACATCGGCAGCGGCTTCGCCAGTTCGCTGACCGACAGGCCGTCATTGGCCTCGAGCCGCGCCAGGAGGGCGCGCCGGCTGGGGTCGGCGAGGGCGGCGAAGGTGCGGTCCAGCGGCTCGGCGCGATTGTAAACCATTTGGTTAAGTATAGCGGCGCGCGAGCACCCGTCAAGCCTGTTCAGGAAATGCAACCTTGGACGGAACCGAAGCGAAGGCCGTGCCGTCAGCGCGGCGGAAGCGAAGCCTCGATCAGCTTGATCGCATCGTCGCTGGCCCATTCGGCCGGGCCGGCGATGGTGGCGATTTCGCAGCCGGCGCCGTCGACCAACACCGATGTCGGCATGCCGAGCGCGCGGCCGACGCTCTTGAGTTCCTGGAAAACGCGGGCGCTGGCGTCATGAAAATAACCGAGCCGGGTCAGCGCGCCGTCGCGCAGGAAGGCCTTCGGCTTGTCCGGGTCGCGGGTATCGATGTTGATGGCGACGACCTGGAATTTGTCGCCGCCGAGCTTGGCCTGCAAGGCATCCAGCGCCGGCATCTCCTTGCGGCAGGGCACGCACCAGGTGGCCCAGAGATTCACCAGCACGGTCCGGCCATGCCAGTCCGACAGTTTCTTCGTGCGCCCGTCGGCGTCGTCGAAGGCGAGGTCGGGCAGCCTCAGGGGCGACGCCGCCATGGTCAGGGCCGCTACCTCGCCGTGGGCGAGCGGCGCGATCCGGCGGGCGAGATCGACCGCCGGCCGGCAGGCCGGGTCGCCCGCTTCCTTGCGCATCAGGGCGCCGATCCCGTATACCCCGGCCACCGCGACCGCGGCGAGCGCGACGACGGCGCCGAGCATCAGCGGAGGCCGCCGGCGCGGCCCTTTACGGGGCCGGTCGGTGTCACCCGCCGCGGGCGGTTCGGTCTGGTGCAACGGGGTCTGGTGCAACGGGTCGGTCATCGCGTCCGTGTTCTTGAAGGATTTCGTCTCGACGGAAGTCGTTCTGCTAATGCCGAGCCCGCCCCTTTCGGCCATGCCGTCCGGGGAGCATCGGTCGGAAGCATTTGGGTCAGATCATACAGGCCGGATCATACAGGCTAGGTCATAAGCGAGCAGTCATGAGCAACAAGATGTGGGGCGGCCGGTTCGCCGAGAGCCCGGATGCGATCATGGAGGAGATCAACGTCTCCATCGACGTCGACCGGCACCTCTATGCGCAGGATATCGCCGCATCGAAGGCCCATGCCGCCATGCTGGCCGCCCAAGGCATTATCACCGCGAGTGATGCAAAAAACATCGCCAAGGGTCTAGACACGATTTTGTCAGAGATCCGCAAGGGGGATTTTACCTTCAAGCGGGCCTTGGAAGACATTCACATGAATGTCGAGAGCCGGCTCGCCGAGTTGATCGGGCCCGCCGCCGGGCGGCTGCACACCGCGCGTTCGCGCAACGATCAGGTGGCGACCGATTTCCGCCTCTATGTGCGCGACGTGGTCGATGAGGTCGATGCCGGGCTGGCGGCGTTCCAGCGCGCCCTGGTCGAGCGCGCGCTCGATCATGCCGACACCGTGATGCCGGGCTTTACCCATCTGCAGACCGCTCAGCCGGTGACCTTCGGTCACCACCTGCTCGCCTATGTGGAGATGGCGGCCCGCGATCGCGGCCGTTTCCGCGATGCCCGCAAGCGCCTCAATGAAAGTCCGCTCGGCGCCGCGGCGCTCGCCGGCACTTCGTTTCCGATCGACCGCGTCGCGACCGCCAAGGCGCTCGGCTTCGAGCGGCCGATGGCCAATTCGCTCGACGCGGTGTCCGATCGCGATTTCGTGCTGGAGGTACTGTCGGCGGCGGCGATCGCGGCGGTGCATCTGTCGCGCTTCGCCGAGGAGATCGTGATCTGGACCTCGCCGCTGGTCGGCCTGGTGCGGCTGTCGGACAAATTCACCACCGGCTCCTCGATCATGCCGCAGAAGCGCAATCCCGACGCTGCCGAGCTGGTGCGCGCCAAGACCGGACGGGTGATCGGTGCGCTCAACGCGCTTCTGATCGTGATGAAGGGATTGCCGCTCGCCTATCAGAAGGACATGCAGGAAGACAAACAGGGCGCGATGGAAGCCTTCGCGGCGCTGTCGCTGGCGATCCGTGCGATGACCGGCATGGTGCGGGACCTCGTCCCCGACGAGGCGCGGATGCGCGCCGCCGCCGGGGAAGGCTATGCCACCGCCACTGATCTCGCGGACTGGCTGGTGCGTGCCTTGAAGATGCCGTTCCGGGAGGCCCATCACGTCACCGGGCGGATCGTCGCCAAGGCCGCCGCCGACGGCCTGGCGCTGCACGAGATGACCCTGCCCGCCTTGCAGGCGGTCGAGCCGCGCATCACCGATGAGGCGTTGCGGGTGCTTACGGTGGACTCCTCGGTGCGCAGCCGCACCAGTTTTGGCGGCACCGCCCCGAAGAATGTCCTCGCCCAGGCCAAGAGTTGGCTGAAACGTCTCGACAAGGAGGCGGCGGAGGACTGATCCGCCGCACCGGTGCCGGCTGATTTCCTTAATGGCCGAAATGATTTAGAGCAGTGCAGGGTTCCTGGTCGGATTTCGCGGCGCTGTGGCACGGCCGCTTCTCGCCAAAGCCGGGCGATCTCTGTAGGGTGCCGCCGTCGAAGGAAGTGGACACGTGAAGTCGATGTCTGGAGTGGTTTCGAAAGCGGCGGTAGCCGGTCTTCTGGTGGGCCTTGCCCTGTTGCTCGGCGCCTGCGGGCGCAAGAGCGGTCTCGATCTGCCGCCGAGCGCCTCGGCGGCGCCGGCGGGCGTCGAAGAGAATGATCCGGTGGCGCGCGATGCCGCAGCGGCCCAGCAGGACCTGTCCAATGCCGGCAATCCGTCGGACCGCAGCCGCTATGCGCCGAAACTGCCGCCCAAACGCATCATTCTCGATCCCATCCTGGACTGATCGTTTGATCGTCCATTGACGACGACATCGACAAGGCGGCCGCGCGGATTGGCGGCGAGCTAACGGACTTAAGCACCATGCATCACTTCGACTATCGCGACGGCGTGCTGCACGCCGAGGGGGTCGATCTGGCCGCGCTTGCCGCGCGCGTCGGCACGCCGTTCTATTGCTATTCCACCGCGACGCTGGAGCGCCATTACGCCGTTTTCGCCGAGGCTTTCGCCGAGGTCGATGCGCTGATCTGCTACGCGATGAAGGCCAATTCCAACCAATCGGTGCTGCGCACCCTGGCGAAACTCGGCGCGGGCGCCGACGTGGTGTCCGGCGGCGAATTGCGCCGCGCGCTTGAAGCGGGCATTCCGGCGTCCAAGATCGTGTTCTCCGGCGTCGGCAAGACCGCGGCCGAACTCACTGCGGCGCTCGACGCCGACATTCTGTGCCTCAATGTCGAATCTGAGCCGGAACTGGAACTGCTCTCGGAACTCGCCACCGCCTCGGGCCGCATCGCGCGGATTTCGGTGCGGGTCAATCCGGACATCGATGCCGGGACCCACGCCAAGATCTCGACCGGCAAGGCCGAGAACAAGTTCGGCATCCCCCTCAGTCGGGCACGTGAGGTGTATGCCAGGGCCGCGCAATTGCCGGGACTTTGCGTCACCGGCGTCGACATGCATATCGGCAGCCAGATCACCGACCTGCGGCCGATGGCCGACGCCTTCGCGCTGCTGGCCGATTTCGTCAGGACCCTGCGCGCCGACGGTCACGCCATCGATCACGTCGATTTCGGCGGCGGTCTCGGCATTCCCTATCATTCCGACCGTCCGGCGCCGCCGCTGCCCGACGCCTATGCCGAGATCGCCAAGGACGCGGTGCGCGATCT encodes the following:
- a CDS encoding SRPBCC domain-containing protein, with protein sequence MPTTQSAAANAVNPSLTLKRRLNATPSQVFQAWADPQKLIRWFGPSQTIADSVKAEMDVRPGGRYRIGFSTDDGDYHEVAGVYREVVTNERLSFSWAWHSTPERESLVTVTLCADGDGTWLTLHHEQFFDEAARDGHNRGWTGTLDKLERFFDTAKTA
- a CDS encoding helix-turn-helix transcriptional regulator, with protein sequence MVYNRAEPLDRTFAALADPSRRALLARLEANDGLSVSELAKPLPMSLPAVMKHLDVLADAGLVTRRKQGRTVTCHLNAEPMREALGWLERYARFWREQLDRLATFLEEETSCPPPKAPPPTPSTPPLPSSVVSMPRPRRSSRPGPTRKN
- a CDS encoding TlpA family protein disulfide reductase is translated as MTDPLHQTPLHQTEPPAAGDTDRPRKGPRRRPPLMLGAVVALAAVAVAGVYGIGALMRKEAGDPACRPAVDLARRIAPLAHGEVAALTMAASPLRLPDLAFDDADGRTKKLSDWHGRTVLVNLWATWCVPCRKEMPALDALQAKLGGDKFQVVAINIDTRDPDKPKAFLRDGALTRLGYFHDASARVFQELKSVGRALGMPTSVLVDGAGCEIATIAGPAEWASDDAIKLIEASLPPR
- the argH gene encoding argininosuccinate lyase, which codes for MSNKMWGGRFAESPDAIMEEINVSIDVDRHLYAQDIAASKAHAAMLAAQGIITASDAKNIAKGLDTILSEIRKGDFTFKRALEDIHMNVESRLAELIGPAAGRLHTARSRNDQVATDFRLYVRDVVDEVDAGLAAFQRALVERALDHADTVMPGFTHLQTAQPVTFGHHLLAYVEMAARDRGRFRDARKRLNESPLGAAALAGTSFPIDRVATAKALGFERPMANSLDAVSDRDFVLEVLSAAAIAAVHLSRFAEEIVIWTSPLVGLVRLSDKFTTGSSIMPQKRNPDAAELVRAKTGRVIGALNALLIVMKGLPLAYQKDMQEDKQGAMEAFAALSLAIRAMTGMVRDLVPDEARMRAAAGEGYATATDLADWLVRALKMPFREAHHVTGRIVAKAAADGLALHEMTLPALQAVEPRITDEALRVLTVDSSVRSRTSFGGTAPKNVLAQAKSWLKRLDKEAAED
- a CDS encoding lipoprotein — translated: MSGVVSKAAVAGLLVGLALLLGACGRKSGLDLPPSASAAPAGVEENDPVARDAAAAQQDLSNAGNPSDRSRYAPKLPPKRIILDPILD
- the lysA gene encoding diaminopimelate decarboxylase, with translation MHHFDYRDGVLHAEGVDLAALAARVGTPFYCYSTATLERHYAVFAEAFAEVDALICYAMKANSNQSVLRTLAKLGAGADVVSGGELRRALEAGIPASKIVFSGVGKTAAELTAALDADILCLNVESEPELELLSELATASGRIARISVRVNPDIDAGTHAKISTGKAENKFGIPLSRAREVYARAAQLPGLCVTGVDMHIGSQITDLRPMADAFALLADFVRTLRADGHAIDHVDFGGGLGIPYHSDRPAPPLPDAYAEIAKDAVRDLGVKLLFEPGRLIVGNAGILVTRVLYLKRGEAKSFVVIDAGMNDLIRPTLYEAHHDIVPVHEPAAGAPRVVADVVGPVCETGDYQALDREMPEPKRGDLLAIMTAGAYGAVQAGTYNTRPLVAEVLVRGSEAAVVRPHFDVADIIALDRPAPWLD